The Branchiostoma floridae strain S238N-H82 chromosome 7, Bfl_VNyyK, whole genome shotgun sequence region GTACACCTGAGCTGTTCCCTACCCTGCTAACCAAGCCTTTGTTAAGTCCTGAAGTCAAACCATTCAGTGCACTGACCCTGATGCAGCAGGAAACAAAGGGAGAGTGACACCAAGTCACACTGTTTAGGTAAATATGGCACCGTAACTTAGCTGCAAGGCATGGCTAACTGGAGGTGTGACGTCATGGGCCATAGGGGGAAATAGACACCTTTCCTGCCATCATGTAAACTTCCTGTGTACTTGGAATTAGCTAGGTCATCTATTTGTTGAGTGGAGTAATGTACATATCCCATAATTTGAGGAAATGCACAGTTTTAAAAAACCCATTGTCTTAATGTGATATAGTCACCTGTACTTCATAACAATGATGTAACTTACACCTGATAGATAATGGtttcaggtaccaatttttagaCTGGAagtgatattcaaaacaaatgacaCTCTTCCAAAATGTATCAAGGTACAGATTCAACTAATGTAcatttccttcttttcctttAAGATCCTGACCAGATATCTTGGAACAAGGCTACATCTTTAAGATGGCTACAACTGCAGCTGCAACCGCAGCTGCAACGACTGCAGCCGCTACAAATGCTGCTACAAATGCCGCTACGACCCTCGCCGCCGCCGCCACCACCTCATCCGTGTCGGGTTGGTACATCGACTGGCTGAACTTCGACCCCCTGCGGGACCACTTCACCATCGGGTTCCTGATCGTCCTGGCAGTGTTCGTGGGCGCGATAGCCATCATGTTCACCATCTGCTTCATCTACACGTTCTTCGGCTGCTGTGCCTCCTGCTGCAagtgctgctgctgttgttgtaatGGGAAGAAGAAGGGGAGGAAACACGGCAGCAAGGTGGACGTGGAGCTGGACAATGTATAGAGCAGCAGGCCTTGGGTGGGACATTGAACCACTTGCCTTTATGTTGCCCAAGATTTATTCACAATGGATTATCCATTCCAAAGAAAGCACACATAAAAATGACCTGAAGTAAGCttgatgtatgtgtatatattggACAGATTTTCTATATCCTGAGTATCATGTAGTGTCACAGTTGTTTTTGTGACAGATTAAACTGGTACACCTATGTTAAATACAGGAATGCTATCCTTCCAAATCTGCAAGTGAGcatattttttttgccataGACACATACAGTGAAGAAAAATATCATTGTGCTGATTGACACTGACTAGTCCTTTTTACAATATCTAAACTTTGACACAGAATAATTCATGCATTTCTAATGTAAAGCAATGGAGCTTTTTGCTTAATCGTCCCAGGAAAAGACTTGTAATGTCAAGTATGAGCAGCCAAAGACACACAAATCTTCTCCTGTCTttgtgattatgcaaatgtttgtaaactttcctttatttcataattttgattttcagATGATATATGTTAGTAGAAAACCTAGAGATTATGTGTAAATATTGTGTGAATCTCGAGGCCCggatggactcgacttaagcaGTAAGTAAGCAGAATCTTACCTATGCCTTAAAGTAGGCACCCCTTTATGGAATCCTATATTGTGGCTC contains the following coding sequences:
- the LOC118419515 gene encoding uncharacterized protein LOC118419515, whose product is MATTAAATAAATTAAATNAATNAATTLAAAATTSSVSGWYIDWLNFDPLRDHFTIGFLIVLAVFVGAIAIMFTICFIYTFFGCCASCCKCCCCCCNGKKKGRKHGSKVDVELDNV